ATCACGCCTCGGAGTTCACAGAACGCGTGGTCGTCGGGCAGGCTCGGATGTCGCTGCTGGCTCGGATCAAAAAATGCACCCAATTGGGCTTCGTCCATCTCAGCAGGTTTGAATGCTGATACGTCTCGCGCGAACACCGCGGCACCGGATTCCGAGAGGCCCAAGAATATGGGCGGCACATTGGTTTCGGCAAAAAGCGGATGATCCGTGGGCAAATGCACGAGTTGATGCATGTGTTCGCCACACATCAACGGTTTGCCACGCCAGAGTGCGACAGAACGGCTTGCAGAATTTGCATGCAACTCCGAGAATGCTTCTGCGTCGCCGCGCACCTCTGCGGCGCGATTGAGGCCGGAGCCTCCGAAAGTTACTGCTTCAGCGTGTCGCATCATGTCCTCCGACGACGATGCTTGCCACGACGCTGTCATCAGGGCAATCAAAAGAGTAACACAAGGATGTTCATTCCAACGGTATGTAAGCGGAAGTTCCGCAAGCACACCTATAGGTTGTAGATTGTCCGCGGTTTTCGAGATATAGGTCAATTCGGAGCTGAGGGGAGCGCTGTGTGTTGGAGGCCGATAAGCTGGTCCATTTTGTTGCTGAAGTGAGGGTTTGGTTTGCCAGGTTCCCCCAAGGTCGGCCCTGAGGTCGACAAAGCGCATGTGCGTGTGCTGGCCACGACGGACGTTCACGCCAAATTATTGGCGTATGACTATTTTCGAAATCGTCCTACCGACGGCGCTTCGCTGGCAAAACTGGCCACGTTGATTGAAGCGCAACGTCTTGGCGCAGACGCCACTCTGGTTGTCGACAACGGTGACTTTTTACAGGGCGGCCCAATTGCGGAAATGGCGAATTCGTCGCGTTCCGGCGGAATTCATCCTGTGATCGCAGCCATGAATGCAATCGGATACGGGGCGGTTGGCCTTGGCAATCACGAGTTTGACCTTGAAGAGCCGAGTTTGCGCGATGCGCTTAAGGCGGCAGAGTTCCCCGTGTTGTGTTCCAACCTGGATGCACGCGATACGCAGGGAAGATATTCGGATTTATGGGAAAGCCGCGTTCTTATCCCGCTGACGCTGGGCGGTGGCCGTGGCAGCATCAATGTCGGGATTTTCAGTGTGTTGCCGCCACAGGTGGTCGATTGGAACGCGTCAAGACTGCAGGGCGCGGTCGTGGGATGCGATATTTTGCAGGCCGCTCGAAGTCAGGTCGCAGCGTTGCTGGCCGAAGGCGCTGATCTGGTGGTTGCTCTGGCTCATTCCGGCCTTAGTACCGCGCCCTACGGGCCGGACATGGAAAAGGTCGCAAGCCATGTTGCTGCACTGGAAGGGGTCGATGCGCTGATTGCAGGGCACGTTCACGAATGTTTTCCCAGTGCTCAGAGCGCCGACAGTGCCTTGGAGGCCGAGTTACGCAAAAGCGTCAATGGCAAGCCCGTTGTCATGCCGGGAGCTATGGCGGCGTGTCTTGGGCAAATTGATCTGTACCTCACGCAGGCGGAAAATGCTTCGGGTCGCAAGAAATGGTGCGTCGAAAAGCACGAAAGTGTTCTGCTGTCTGGGAATGGCGCCGCTGAATCCCCCAAGATTGTTGGTGCATTGAAGGCGTCCCAAGACGAAGTGCTGACGGAGTTGTCGCGCGTTGTCGGCGAACTGGCGCACCCTGTCTTTAGCTATTTCTCCATGGTGAAGGACGACTGCATGACACGCATCGTCGCCGAAGCCAAAATGTCGGCATTGCGATCAGTTTTTGCGGGAACCGAATTTGAAAGCTTGCCCCTGCTTGCATCGACGACGCCGTCGAGATGTGGGGGCAGGGCCGGAGCAGGGAATTACGTTGATCTGGCTTCCGGACCACTGGAGGCGAGAGGAATCGCGGAACTGCAGCCTTATGACAATTTTGTCTCGGTGT
This genomic window from Shimia isoporae contains:
- a CDS encoding 5'-nucleotidase C-terminal domain-containing protein; protein product: MPGSPKVGPEVDKAHVRVLATTDVHAKLLAYDYFRNRPTDGASLAKLATLIEAQRLGADATLVVDNGDFLQGGPIAEMANSSRSGGIHPVIAAMNAIGYGAVGLGNHEFDLEEPSLRDALKAAEFPVLCSNLDARDTQGRYSDLWESRVLIPLTLGGGRGSINVGIFSVLPPQVVDWNASRLQGAVVGCDILQAARSQVAALLAEGADLVVALAHSGLSTAPYGPDMEKVASHVAALEGVDALIAGHVHECFPSAQSADSALEAELRKSVNGKPVVMPGAMAACLGQIDLYLTQAENASGRKKWCVEKHESVLLSGNGAAESPKIVGALKASQDEVLTELSRVVGELAHPVFSYFSMVKDDCMTRIVAEAKMSALRSVFAGTEFESLPLLASTTPSRCGGRAGAGNYVDLASGPLEARGIAELQPYDNFVSVLQITGSDLQDWLEMSASFYNQLEPRKPGQRLFERDVPSYKRETVFGVSYAIDLTQPARFDASGTRINPEAQRVTDLLWQGRDVAPDQRFLLATNDFRGGGGGNFPGVDPSKIVRIPRISVRDAIGRYLAQPFLGGDRAIPSWTFRRMKDVSAVFETGAGSRKHLDLITLPLEPGVESEDGFISFTLQLDHDHWPA